A region from the Vibrio rumoiensis genome encodes:
- the proW gene encoding glycine betaine/L-proline ABC transporter permease ProW: protein MTTETTVSAAQAADPWASATTTTSSDPWATASSAESTTSWLSNTPSQPVEHSINWAHPFKDAVIPFDHWVESGLNWLVAHGRPLFQAIRVPIDFILTSFQTALVSTPSLIMIGLLVLIAWQFAGKKMGFATLVSLAVIGFIGAWSEAMVTLALVLTSVFFCLLIGLPMGIWLARSQSAARIIRPVLDAMQTTPAFVYLVPIVMLFGIGNVPGVVVTIIFALPPIVRLTILGIQQVPEELIEAGHSFGASPKQMLYRIQLPLATPTIMAGVNQTLMLSLSMVVIASMIAVGGLGQMVLRGIGRLDMGLAAVGGLGIVILAILLDRLTQTIGIASRDKKTRWYETGPVSLIYRLIKGTPKKSNEMKAS from the coding sequence ATGACGACCGAAACAACTGTAAGTGCAGCACAGGCTGCCGATCCGTGGGCCTCAGCCACGACAACCACATCAAGTGATCCGTGGGCAACGGCCAGTTCAGCAGAAAGTACAACCTCATGGTTAAGCAATACGCCAAGCCAACCGGTTGAACACAGCATCAACTGGGCGCACCCATTCAAAGATGCAGTGATCCCATTTGATCACTGGGTAGAAAGTGGGTTGAATTGGCTGGTTGCTCATGGGCGACCGCTCTTCCAAGCGATACGAGTACCGATTGATTTTATCTTAACCTCGTTTCAAACCGCGTTAGTCTCAACGCCCTCGCTGATTATGATTGGCTTATTGGTGTTGATTGCATGGCAATTCGCAGGCAAAAAAATGGGCTTTGCGACCTTAGTCTCTTTAGCCGTCATTGGGTTTATTGGTGCCTGGTCTGAAGCGATGGTGACGTTAGCGCTGGTTCTGACCTCCGTCTTTTTCTGCTTATTAATTGGCCTTCCGATGGGGATATGGTTAGCACGCAGTCAGTCCGCAGCCCGAATTATTAGGCCTGTACTTGATGCCATGCAAACCACACCGGCCTTTGTCTATTTAGTGCCTATCGTGATGCTGTTTGGTATTGGTAACGTGCCGGGCGTGGTGGTAACGATTATTTTCGCCTTACCGCCTATCGTACGTTTAACCATTTTAGGTATTCAACAAGTGCCTGAAGAGCTTATCGAAGCCGGTCATTCCTTTGGTGCGAGCCCAAAACAAATGCTGTATCGCATTCAATTACCACTGGCGACGCCAACCATTATGGCTGGGGTAAACCAAACCTTAATGCTTTCGCTGTCAATGGTCGTGATTGCCTCCATGATTGCCGTAGGTGGTTTAGGTCAAATGGTTCTGCGTGGTATCGGCCGATTAGACATGGGTCTGGCTGCTGTCGGCGGCTTAGGCATTGTGATCCTAGCAATTTTGTTAGACCGCTTAACCCAAACCATCGGTATTGCTTCACGCGATAAAAAGACTCGTTGGTATGAAACAGGCCCAGTGTCATTGATCTATAGACTCATCAAAGGCACACCCAAAAAATCGAATGAAATGAAGGCTTCTTAA
- the proV gene encoding glycine betaine/L-proline ABC transporter ATP-binding protein ProV has protein sequence MTTKLEVKNLYKVFGETPEEAFPLLEKGLDKDAIFDKTGLTVGVKDVSLSINEGEIFVIMGLSGSGKSTLVRLLNRLIEPTRGHVYLNGKDIAVISDEELRNVRRNNISMVFQNFALMPHMSVIENAAFGLELAGVDLDKRNDAARNALARVGLESQCQSYPDELSGGMKQRVGLARALATDPDILLMDEAFSALDPLIRTEMQDELIRLQNDDRRTIVFISHDLDEAMRIGDRIAIMQNGVVVQVGTPDEILQNPANDYVESFFSGVNVADVYAAKDIARKKPAAVFKKGETDGPAAALQILSDQDRDYGVVVDKANKYTGIVSQDSLKAAYKEKRSLSSALLEGTLSLDADTPVSELISQVAEVPYGVPVVAKDGTYHGVITKTRLLQTLDRE, from the coding sequence ATGACGACAAAATTAGAAGTAAAAAACCTCTATAAGGTGTTTGGAGAAACACCAGAAGAAGCTTTTCCTCTCCTTGAAAAAGGCCTTGATAAAGATGCTATTTTTGACAAAACCGGACTGACGGTTGGGGTGAAAGATGTTTCTCTATCAATTAACGAAGGCGAAATTTTCGTCATCATGGGCCTGTCTGGTTCAGGTAAATCAACCTTAGTACGTTTATTGAATCGTTTAATTGAGCCTACTCGCGGCCATGTTTATTTAAACGGTAAAGATATTGCGGTGATTTCCGATGAAGAACTGCGCAACGTACGCCGTAATAACATCAGTATGGTTTTCCAAAACTTCGCTTTAATGCCTCACATGAGTGTGATTGAGAACGCGGCCTTCGGCTTAGAACTCGCCGGCGTTGATTTGGATAAGCGTAATGATGCCGCTCGTAATGCACTCGCACGTGTTGGGTTAGAAAGCCAATGTCAATCGTACCCAGATGAATTGTCTGGTGGTATGAAACAGCGTGTTGGTCTAGCTCGCGCATTAGCTACCGATCCGGACATTCTATTAATGGACGAGGCTTTTTCTGCGCTCGATCCGCTGATCCGAACAGAAATGCAAGATGAGCTGATTCGACTACAAAACGATGACCGCCGTACCATCGTCTTTATCTCGCACGATTTAGATGAAGCCATGCGTATCGGTGACCGTATCGCCATCATGCAAAATGGCGTGGTAGTGCAAGTCGGTACGCCCGATGAAATTCTGCAAAATCCGGCTAACGATTACGTGGAATCTTTCTTCAGTGGTGTGAATGTCGCGGATGTTTATGCCGCCAAAGACATTGCCCGTAAAAAACCCGCTGCCGTATTTAAAAAAGGCGAAACCGATGGGCCCGCCGCGGCATTGCAAATTTTATCAGACCAAGACCGCGATTATGGTGTGGTGGTCGATAAAGCCAACAAATACACAGGTATTGTGTCGCAAGACTCTCTAAAAGCCGCTTACAAAGAAAAGCGTTCGCTTAGCTCTGCGTTATTGGAAGGCACCCTTTCTCTGGATGCCGATACTCCGGTAAGTGAATTGATTAGCCAAGTCGCTGAAGTCCCGTATGGGGTTCCCGTGGTGGCGAAAGACGGCACTTATCACGGTGTGATCACCAAAACTCGCCTGCTTCAAACTTTAGATAGAGAGTAA
- a CDS encoding thermostable hemolysin has product MKRHNSPTLNLMVIDSHHPRWQEAIDYIALRYCEAFSAHVNHFMPRFMALSDHEKILALCGIRSGNEGELFLEQYLDTSAESILSQVFSTPIPRDKLIEFGQLASFAQGMSPEHFYLMASTLVEQGFEWCIFTATDPLFRLMKRLGLEPTVITEADPSRIYNAKQVWGTYYEHHPRILAGNLKQGLARLHAIHLSAYPQLDNVSEVK; this is encoded by the coding sequence ATGAAAAGACACAACTCACCAACCCTGAATCTTATGGTCATTGATTCTCATCACCCAAGATGGCAAGAAGCGATTGACTATATTGCCTTGCGTTATTGCGAAGCGTTTTCTGCTCATGTGAATCATTTTATGCCCCGTTTTATGGCGTTATCTGATCATGAAAAGATCCTAGCTTTATGCGGGATTCGCTCGGGTAATGAAGGTGAGTTGTTTTTAGAGCAATATCTCGATACTAGTGCGGAAAGCATACTCTCCCAAGTCTTCTCGACTCCAATTCCCCGTGACAAATTAATAGAATTTGGCCAGTTAGCTTCTTTTGCTCAAGGGATGTCTCCTGAGCACTTTTATTTGATGGCATCCACCTTAGTTGAGCAAGGTTTTGAGTGGTGTATTTTTACGGCAACCGATCCACTGTTTCGCTTGATGAAGCGTTTAGGGTTAGAGCCCACCGTTATTACTGAAGCCGACCCGAGCCGCATTTATAACGCCAAGCAGGTGTGGGGGACATATTACGAACATCACCCGAGAATTCTGGCTGGTAATTTAAAGCAAGGGTTAGCGCGTTTGCACGCCATTCATCTTTCAGCCTACCCCCAGCTTGATAATGTCAGTGAGGTGAAATAA